A genomic window from Salvelinus sp. IW2-2015 unplaced genomic scaffold, ASM291031v2 Un_scaffold19, whole genome shotgun sequence includes:
- the LOC112067818 gene encoding transcription elongation factor, mitochondrial-like isoform X2, which produces MWVARRCMSLIARRGQYGLFYQPQGSLPKLEFRYLNCTCCWRSRIPVAGFETLNDTLSPSTTPCDDKSLDAYYTSAQRVVILQLLNNAAESELAAVKLLRGRKSVNIVEYRTRNGPFKNLESVINVPLLKHKSAVIVFNSILNPPEKKEKRKVKIQLAKFIRPEVERTWLEDANSIVSIVCGVNKIAWAHVDRGMNVLEWKHEDCHNFLKGTYMASAYLDDISSVVSHLPSADFFVVEKTSISLQNTALYPVMAHMRTVEAMLFALLEPCYTQPDITAPPKVLNMMRTAVGRHFGLMVGESRTSGAQAVQRMMTESVTQKIPRVTFPHNLLVKYRNLFQMGGRRRGEDLCDAMLQAVAFYELLSESS; this is translated from the exons ATGTGGGTTGCAAGGCGATGTATGTCTTTAATCGCCCGGAGAG GGCAGTATGGCTTATTCTACCAACCCCAGGGCTCACTCCCCAAACTAGAATTCCGATATCTCAACTGCACGTGTTGCTGGAGGAGTCGGATCCCAGTCGCAGGCTTTGAAACCCTCAATGacaccctctctccatctactACTCCTTGCGATGATAAGTCGCTGGACGCATACTACACCTCAGCGCAGCGAGTTGTCATTCTGCAGCTCCTCAACAATGCGGCAGAGTCGGAGCTCGCCGCTGTCAAGCTCCTTCGTGGACGCAAGTCTGTCAACATTGTGGAATACAGGACTAGAAATGGACCTTTTAAGAATCTCGAAAGCGTCATAAATGTGCCGCTTCTGAAACACAAAAGTGCTGTCATTGTCTTCAACTCCATCCTCAACCCTccggagaagaaggagaaaagaAAAGTAAAGATCCAGCTAGCCaagttcatcagaccagaggtggAAAGGACCTGGCTAGAG GATGCGAATTCCATAGTGTCCATTGTGTGTGGAGTGAATAAAATAGCCTGGGCGCACGTGGATCGTGGCATGAACGTGTTGGAGTGGAAACATGAGGATTGCCACAACTTCCTGAAGGGAACCTACATGGCTTCTGCCTACTTGGATGAC ATTTCCAGTGTGGTATCCCACCTCCCCAGTGCTGACTTCTTCGTTGTGGAAAAGACGTCCATCTCCCTTCAGAACACTGCCCTGTACCCAGTAATGGCTCACATGCGTACAGTGGAGGCTATGCTGTTTGCCCTGCTGGAGCCCTGCTACACCCAGCCTGACATCACTGCTCCACCCAAGGTGCTCAACATGATGCGCACCGCKGTCGGCCGCCATTTTGGCCTCATGGTGGGCGAGTCGCGCACCAGCGGGGCCCAGGCGGTGCAACGGATGATGACGGAGTCAGTGACTCAGAAGATTCCGAGGGTGACATTCCCTCACAACCTGTTGGTGAAATACAGGAACCTCTTCCAGATGGGCGGGCGGCGTCGGGGGGAGGATCTGTGCGACGCCATGTTGCAGGCTGTGGCGTTTTACGAGCTACTCAGTGAATCGAGTTAA
- the LOC112067818 gene encoding transcription elongation factor, mitochondrial-like isoform X1: protein MWVARRCMSLIARRGICSKNKVADKTTHTKLIPGQYGLFYQPQGSLPKLEFRYLNCTCCWRSRIPVAGFETLNDTLSPSTTPCDDKSLDAYYTSAQRVVILQLLNNAAESELAAVKLLRGRKSVNIVEYRTRNGPFKNLESVINVPLLKHKSAVIVFNSILNPPEKKEKRKVKIQLAKFIRPEVERTWLEDANSIVSIVCGVNKIAWAHVDRGMNVLEWKHEDCHNFLKGTYMASAYLDDISSVVSHLPSADFFVVEKTSISLQNTALYPVMAHMRTVEAMLFALLEPCYTQPDITAPPKVLNMMRTAVGRHFGLMVGESRTSGAQAVQRMMTESVTQKIPRVTFPHNLLVKYRNLFQMGGRRRGEDLCDAMLQAVAFYELLSESS, encoded by the exons ATGTGGGTTGCAAGGCGATGTATGTCTTTAATCGCCCGGAGAG gaatctgctCCAAAAACAAGGTTGCCGAcaaaacaacgcatacaaagttgaTACCAG GGCAGTATGGCTTATTCTACCAACCCCAGGGCTCACTCCCCAAACTAGAATTCCGATATCTCAACTGCACGTGTTGCTGGAGGAGTCGGATCCCAGTCGCAGGCTTTGAAACCCTCAATGacaccctctctccatctactACTCCTTGCGATGATAAGTCGCTGGACGCATACTACACCTCAGCGCAGCGAGTTGTCATTCTGCAGCTCCTCAACAATGCGGCAGAGTCGGAGCTCGCCGCTGTCAAGCTCCTTCGTGGACGCAAGTCTGTCAACATTGTGGAATACAGGACTAGAAATGGACCTTTTAAGAATCTCGAAAGCGTCATAAATGTGCCGCTTCTGAAACACAAAAGTGCTGTCATTGTCTTCAACTCCATCCTCAACCCTccggagaagaaggagaaaagaAAAGTAAAGATCCAGCTAGCCaagttcatcagaccagaggtggAAAGGACCTGGCTAGAG GATGCGAATTCCATAGTGTCCATTGTGTGTGGAGTGAATAAAATAGCCTGGGCGCACGTGGATCGTGGCATGAACGTGTTGGAGTGGAAACATGAGGATTGCCACAACTTCCTGAAGGGAACCTACATGGCTTCTGCCTACTTGGATGAC ATTTCCAGTGTGGTATCCCACCTCCCCAGTGCTGACTTCTTCGTTGTGGAAAAGACGTCCATCTCCCTTCAGAACACTGCCCTGTACCCAGTAATGGCTCACATGCGTACAGTGGAGGCTATGCTGTTTGCCCTGCTGGAGCCCTGCTACACCCAGCCTGACATCACTGCTCCACCCAAGGTGCTCAACATGATGCGCACCGCKGTCGGCCGCCATTTTGGCCTCATGGTGGGCGAGTCGCGCACCAGCGGGGCCCAGGCGGTGCAACGGATGATGACGGAGTCAGTGACTCAGAAGATTCCGAGGGTGACATTCCCTCACAACCTGTTGGTGAAATACAGGAACCTCTTCCAGATGGGCGGGCGGCGTCGGGGGGAGGATCTGTGCGACGCCATGTTGCAGGCTGTGGCGTTTTACGAGCTACTCAGTGAATCGAGTTAA